In the Candidatus Dadabacteria bacterium genome, one interval contains:
- a CDS encoding TIGR00725 family protein, which yields METIIGVIGAANASEKEKRTSEEVGVLIAKRDSFLLCGGMGGVMEAACRGAKSAGGTTIGILPGPEASLANRFIDIPIVTGMGEARNVIVAKSSHSIIAIGGSFGTLSEISFALKSGIPVIGLDTWDVSEEIIKCETPEEAVRTAFELSSLRKRA from the coding sequence ATGGAAACGATCATAGGAGTAATCGGAGCAGCTAACGCAAGTGAGAAGGAAAAAAGAACTTCGGAAGAGGTCGGAGTTCTTATTGCCAAAAGAGATTCTTTTCTGCTTTGCGGCGGAATGGGAGGAGTTATGGAAGCCGCGTGCCGAGGAGCAAAATCAGCCGGAGGCACCACAATCGGGATTCTCCCCGGCCCCGAAGCCTCCTTGGCCAACAGATTCATCGACATACCAATAGTTACAGGGATGGGTGAAGCAAGAAACGTGATAGTAGCAAAGTCAAGTCATTCCATAATCGCCATTGGAGGCAGTTTCGGCACCCTGTCGGAGATATCGTTCGCACTTAAGTCCGGAATTCCGGTTATCGGGCTTGACACCTGGGATGTCTCTGAGGAAATTATCAAATGCGAAACCCCGGAAGAAGCAGTGAGAACAGCCTTTGAGCTATCCTCCCTCAGGAAAAGGGCCTGA
- a CDS encoding adenine phosphoribosyltransferase produces the protein MALEEIGSYIRRVPDFPSKGILFYDITTLIKNAGAFQKSVDMMAEILAGKEITSFVAPESRGFIFASALSYKLGKELILVRKPGKLPSDTASVSYDLEYGKDVLEIHKDAINGKSRAVIVDDLLATGGTAHSTGRLVEELGGSVAGYLFLVELTGLKGAEALSPHPVWSLLKMPG, from the coding sequence ATGGCACTGGAAGAGATAGGAAGTTACATAAGACGCGTTCCCGATTTCCCGAGCAAGGGAATACTCTTCTACGATATAACCACGCTGATTAAAAACGCCGGAGCTTTTCAAAAATCCGTTGACATGATGGCGGAAATCCTCGCCGGTAAGGAGATAACCTCATTTGTCGCGCCCGAGAGCCGAGGTTTTATCTTCGCTTCCGCCTTATCCTATAAGCTTGGAAAAGAATTGATCCTAGTGAGGAAGCCCGGCAAGTTGCCAAGCGACACCGCAAGCGTTTCATATGATCTTGAGTATGGAAAAGACGTTCTGGAAATTCACAAAGACGCGATAAACGGTAAAAGCAGGGCAGTGATCGTCGATGATCTTCTGGCCACGGGGGGAACGGCGCACAGTACCGGGCGCCTAGTGGAAGAACTAGGCGGAAGCGTCGCCGGGTACCTCTTTCTTGTAGAACTCACGGGACTCAAGGGGGCCGAGGCTCTTTCCCCCCACCCGGTCTGGTCCCTACTTAAAATGCCGGGGTAA
- the aroB gene encoding 3-dehydroquinate synthase, with protein sequence MKKIEVKVRSNEDNSYEILIGQGLLSQIAGDLVEASIAHSHALVTDSNVADLYGAKLLSDLGEVLPEVSMIVFPAGEQSKTREIKSFIEDRMLESGFGRDSSVVALGGGVVGDIAGFVAATYMRGVPCVQVPTSLVACVDSSVGGKTAVDTPHGKNLIGSFYQPWRVYVDTDMLKTLEPKQLAEGLAEIIKYGVIRSEDFFQYLEANIEKIYEFDNATLLEVIETSCRIKAEVVEKDEKEQSLRKILNFGHTVGHAIEQLSDYTISHGEAISAGMVIEGKIALGETGWNEEEQGRLTLLLQRAGLPTEPPRGVNVGKIIDVMKIDKKARKGKIEMSLPECIGKMKEHEGDYGIRIGEQTITSAFRS encoded by the coding sequence TTGAAAAAGATAGAAGTCAAAGTCAGGTCAAACGAAGATAATTCCTATGAAATCCTGATCGGCCAAGGTCTTCTGAGCCAGATTGCCGGCGATCTGGTCGAGGCATCCATAGCTCATTCCCATGCCCTAGTAACCGATTCAAACGTGGCGGATCTCTATGGAGCAAAACTTCTGAGCGATCTTGGGGAAGTGCTCCCAGAAGTCAGTATGATTGTTTTTCCGGCGGGAGAGCAAAGCAAAACCAGAGAAATCAAGTCCTTCATAGAAGACAGGATGCTCGAATCGGGATTCGGCAGGGACTCTTCGGTCGTAGCACTCGGCGGCGGGGTCGTGGGAGATATAGCAGGATTCGTAGCCGCCACTTACATGAGGGGAGTACCCTGCGTTCAGGTGCCGACAAGCCTAGTTGCCTGCGTTGACAGTTCGGTGGGAGGAAAAACTGCTGTAGATACCCCTCACGGAAAAAACCTCATCGGTTCCTTCTATCAACCATGGCGGGTGTATGTGGACACAGACATGCTTAAAACCCTCGAACCGAAGCAACTCGCGGAGGGACTCGCCGAAATAATTAAATACGGTGTAATAAGGAGTGAGGATTTCTTCCAGTACCTAGAAGCAAATATCGAGAAAATCTACGAATTCGACAACGCTACACTGCTCGAGGTGATAGAGACAAGCTGTAGGATCAAAGCGGAAGTGGTCGAGAAGGACGAAAAGGAGCAGAGCCTGCGGAAAATCCTTAATTTCGGACACACGGTCGGCCACGCAATCGAGCAGCTATCTGACTATACAATCTCCCACGGAGAAGCGATTTCCGCGGGAATGGTAATTGAGGGAAAAATCGCTCTCGGGGAAACAGGGTGGAACGAAGAAGAACAGGGCAGGCTCACCCTTCTTCTGCAAAGAGCGGGACTTCCTACTGAGCCTCCACGCGGGGTAAACGTGGGGAAAATAATCGACGTCATGAAGATCGACAAGAAAGCCAGAAAAGGCAAGATAGAAATGTCGCTTCCCGAGTGCATAGGCAAGATGAAAGAACATGAGGGAGATTACGGAATAAGGATCGGGGAGCAGACCATAACTTCCGCTTTTAGATCCTGA
- the trmB gene encoding tRNA (guanosine(46)-N7)-methyltransferase TrmB — protein MKLTGPAVDISLFSLPIGKKDIFCDEKPLILEIGFGEGEFLINAAQCDASRNYLGIEIKRGRFRKAVRAAEKLSLENLKFLHVEAEIALRQVFRERMFDLVLVNFPDPWPKKKHSKHRMFNREFISCLAKVLTRSGRTVIKTDQLSYIEQIVSEFKRSRLFRPVHPPPGFIEARREETETKFEKHFREASQKIFSAVFLNLP, from the coding sequence ATGAAGTTAACCGGCCCCGCGGTGGACATCTCTTTGTTTTCGCTTCCCATCGGCAAAAAAGACATCTTCTGCGACGAAAAACCCCTAATACTTGAGATTGGCTTTGGAGAAGGAGAATTTCTCATAAACGCAGCGCAGTGCGACGCAAGCAGAAACTACCTTGGTATCGAGATCAAGAGAGGAAGGTTCCGAAAAGCGGTGCGTGCTGCGGAAAAGCTCTCCCTGGAAAACTTAAAATTCCTCCACGTTGAGGCTGAGATCGCACTCAGACAGGTCTTCAGAGAAAGAATGTTTGATCTTGTCTTGGTGAACTTCCCCGACCCCTGGCCGAAGAAAAAACATTCAAAACACAGAATGTTCAACCGGGAATTTATAAGCTGCCTGGCAAAAGTGCTTACGAGAAGCGGGAGAACCGTAATAAAGACCGATCAGTTGAGCTACATTGAGCAGATAGTGTCCGAATTCAAAAGAAGTCGCTTGTTCCGTCCCGTGCACCCTCCACCCGGTTTCATCGAGGCTCGAAGAGAAGAAACAGAAACGAAATTCGAAAAACATTTCAGGGAAGCCTCGCAAAAGATATTCAGTGCCGTTTTTCTAAATCTTCCCTAG
- the aroF gene encoding 3-deoxy-7-phosphoheptulonate synthase codes for MIVVMKQRATKEDIDKVKSVIKELGYSPHPIEGILRTVIGVVGDDRGKPHDLDVLKQLQGVEKVVPVLQPYKLTSREVNDETSVFNVEGVTVGDRNIPIIAGPCSVESEEQIMTIAASIKDSGASMLRGGAFKPRTSPYSFQGLGKEGLELLIKAKEVTGLPIVTEIMSPDDLELVEEYADVLQIGARNSQNYSLLRHVGKSKKAVLLKRGMSTTINEFLMCAEYILSEGNSNVMLCERGIRTFETATRNTFDLNAIPVLKEKTHLPVFADPSHGTGYWQYVIPVTLASIAAGADGVIVEVHNNPEIAVSDGAQSLKPKTFKNLMQKAAPVAEAIGRSI; via the coding sequence ATGATAGTAGTAATGAAGCAAAGGGCAACCAAGGAAGATATAGACAAGGTCAAATCCGTTATAAAGGAACTTGGCTATTCGCCGCATCCAATCGAGGGAATTCTCAGGACTGTCATCGGAGTGGTCGGAGATGATAGAGGAAAGCCGCATGATCTCGACGTTCTCAAACAGCTACAGGGAGTCGAAAAGGTCGTTCCTGTGCTTCAGCCCTACAAGCTAACAAGCAGAGAAGTGAACGATGAAACCTCCGTTTTTAATGTGGAAGGCGTTACAGTAGGGGACAGGAATATCCCCATAATCGCAGGACCGTGCTCGGTTGAAAGCGAAGAACAGATAATGACAATTGCAGCTTCCATAAAAGATTCAGGGGCGTCAATGCTCAGAGGCGGGGCGTTTAAGCCCAGAACTTCTCCCTATTCTTTCCAGGGTCTTGGAAAAGAGGGACTGGAACTTCTCATCAAGGCAAAAGAAGTGACCGGACTGCCCATAGTAACCGAAATAATGAGCCCGGATGACCTTGAACTGGTCGAGGAATACGCAGATGTGCTTCAGATCGGAGCGAGAAATTCCCAAAACTACTCACTTTTAAGACATGTCGGCAAATCAAAAAAGGCCGTCCTGCTAAAACGGGGGATGTCAACAACCATAAACGAATTTCTCATGTGCGCAGAATATATACTGTCAGAGGGCAACAGTAACGTAATGCTCTGCGAACGCGGGATAAGGACCTTTGAGACTGCGACCAGAAATACTTTCGACCTGAACGCTATACCGGTACTCAAGGAAAAGACCCACCTGCCTGTTTTCGCCGACCCTAGCCATGGAACCGGCTACTGGCAGTACGTAATTCCGGTAACTTTAGCTTCAATAGCCGCCGGAGCGGACGGAGTAATTGTCGAGGTTCATAACAACCCGGAGATCGCCGTTAGTGACGGGGCTCAGTCGCTTAAACCGAAAACATTCAAAAACCTGATGCAAAAAGCTGCCCCCGTTGCCGAAGCCATTGGAAGAAGCATTTAG